A window of Rhipicephalus microplus isolate Deutch F79 chromosome X, USDA_Rmic, whole genome shotgun sequence genomic DNA:
GTGAAGGTTGCTTTGGCAAGAAACTCACACTAGCTCAAAATGCATGTGTATTTTCGCTTACTAAATAATAGTATTTCTTTGTAATGAGTGTGCCAGCTTTCTGCGTAACTGTTACAAGATACTGTGCATCTAAAGTGACCATCAGAGAAATGAAGCGGGGCAGTGTCAGCAACTGTGTTGCTGACATGCTCATTAAAGGCTAAAATAAATAGCCTTTCACGATGAACGCGTAACTTGCATTTGTGCTGGAACTGTACAAAACTACGTAAAATTATGGGGCATGGTTTGCCTTGCAAAATAACACACATGTGGCATCCTCACTGCTTGTTTTGTAATGGTAAGATTAGAGTATGatcattatgcaagtaaatagaAGAAGCTACtcactttcttctttttgttgCATTGCTTTCCTTGAATAATTTTACTTATTCAACAAAATTTATTTCTTTCAAGCTCTTGCTCTCTTTTCTGTGTTCTTGCTTACTTTTTTTCATGTGACTAGTTGTGGTTTTCCATGAAATTCTGCTAATTCTTACTTTATTTCTCCTAATCACGAAAGAACATATTGATCAACTAATTGTGATGATTACATAAGATGTGTATTTATGAAGTATTCATTTAGTGTACACAGTTATCATCAAGCACAcctttttcataaaaaaaaaatgctgaaaaaaCATTCCAGCAATAAAAAAATGGACGGCAGACATTTCAACCAATATTTCTAGTTTTGTGGTGTATGAAGTTGACAAATCGAGTGCTAAGTCATCCTCTTTTTGAATGAAGGTTAGCTCAAATAATAGGCTGGCTGTCAGTTTCTATCCCCCAAAAGTAGATTTTCCTAGAGAGCAGCCATTGGCCAGTAGAAGTAGGCAGGTTATTTGATTAAGGAATGCTTCGGTTTGGTCAGTTTAATATGGCGTACTAGAAATTTATGAGCACAAAAGATTTCAACAAAGCCGATGACCTGtgtgttcatgtttttttttatgtcatcTTTTCTGTTGGGCTTGCATGATGTTCCGATAAGTTGGCTTCTTCCTACTGTTACCATGTGTGTTTAGGGGAGATGCTACTAGAGACatccaagtcttttttttttttttttcaaaatttttttattttggattTTTACTTGCTTTCAGAAATTTAGTTTTTCTACTTTCATGACAAAAAGATGAAGGTTGTGGTTAAACTCGAAGTTGGTTAAAACCACATTTAAGGAGCACGAAATGGCTAttgaaaaaccaaaaaaaaagcttattgTCTAGAGTCATCTGGgaattgtcacctggctgcttgctaTCTCATTTCGCATGAGGAGCTAACCAAAGCCACCTGCTCAAAAAACTGTGGTTCTCAAGCTCTTATGATGGAAGAAATAATTTTAAGAAGCATATCTCTGCCACTTAAATGAGCTTTGATTTCTACGATTAAAATGCCTTTCTCTTTATATGCAACTTTGGGCAACTTCTTGAGCTTTAACATCATGTTTTTGGTACTCCTGATGGCCATATTAAGGTGAAATATTTTCTACATAATCTTTAACATGTGAAGAGTGCAATCATCTTATTTAAAACATGATATCACTTGTATAAATATTATGAATTAAAGTAAGCAATTAGCACGGGCTGGGTATTTTAAGACTTCTCAtattacaatattttttttttcattaaaatgtCTTATACACATTTTTTTGTTAGATATTTGTATTCTACAGTTAATGTGGAGCAATATGAGCCTATAATGACTCATgattttaaggggagatgctactcgaagacacttttttttaatattcaccctagagcaatgaaatttgagctgtttatggaactttttatgctgatttcaaatgtataattagttttcttgcaaatCGCATACCTTTAGCTCtacaacatgacaaagtgaaaacgtTAATCCTTTTGCCTCCcttcttttcatccctaaacttccGTAAATTTTTACCATTCgtagttcataatgtttcaaataaagtgtagaatgcaaataactaattaggaagcacatacaaaatatgtaataggcgTGAAAAATAATCGATGTAAAAAgttcatatttcacctaccctagtaaggTTTACATACAATTTTTGTACTGTACAATAAAATATTGGAATTCAAACTAGATAATTGTATTtttcatactttggaaaaaatttgggcaaaatttcatgcatatTCGAGTATTAAGTTTCTGAAAAAGAAgaggcacattgaaaaaaatggcaaaatttgtattttgagaaaaacgagttttaaagttaaaattgagtttttatttatgatagatataaataaatctgatgaaatttgcacaccaaaaagaacaatccttcttgtagtggtcACTGCCGCTAAAGTATGCCAGCACCATGAGTTggtccctctcggcttttttaAGCCGACTCCTCATAGACATtttgctcacagacagggccgtgaaacgcttgccaaactacCGCTCCATCTGgaagagccttgtgccaactgcaagctaggaagaagtttgacaggactgcgaaattcaaactaagtccagtgtcatgccattttgtggcCATGTTTgcgccacataccgtcgtacataatggcaatatCATCCCCGCTAAGTTCCCTCACTGGgagctctttcgacctcgcaagattggcgctgaggtcatccattgccgcatcatgaactttccggctgacaggtgtgaatgacttttgatgcattggcctTTGCATGCCAACAACTGCCAGAAAcagaccagctgctcgtagcctattcttacagagcgcgccgcacaacggctttcacttgcgagcaatggctttttttcattcataacggagataattacactagaaaagcattgttcagctgcactgctcgacaagacatggacgtCGCgaataggcttcacagcacatacaagCGCGCAGTGGCCAATGGCAGTCCCAGATCtgtaccacgtgataagccactcgcggcgctcgaaaaaggCGCAAAAGCgtgctttttattatttcttgtgctgcatcagccagggaaactgttgttatttgaagagtgaggctctgctcatgcgatcaacaatggcgagcggcggaGCATTAtaggcggcaaggtgctcgaagactgtacactttggaccttttaataggcaccttgtgctctttagatgcaattttagagcatttccaGTCAAGTCTcgacctgcatttttttttttcatagcagtcgaggtactaatcttatcaaaacaggcgaaaataaaaaaataggtgattttgaaaaaaaacttgtgtTTTTCGTTTTTCGACCTGCATCTCTCCTTAAGAGTTTAGTGGCAGACAAAATATGTCCAAAAAAAAGtagatgttgcacattttcatggTACAAAATAAAAACTAAGCAACTTGTACTATAACACTGATTACATATTTCAAATTAGCATAAAGGCCAATGTAAACAACAAAAATTTTATTGCCTTAGGCTACAGATCACCCCTCAATTGACACTGTTAACAGGCTGTTCTCGAAAATTTCCACATTCTAAGTTTTGCACTTTCAAATGAATCAAACTATTGTCCACTTGCACTTAGCTTTGCTTTCACCTAGTAAAAATGAAATGCAATCCTGTAGCCAGAACTCCGCCTGCCCCTTTGGCATGGAGGATGTTGAGTAGGGATAGGAAAGTTGAATTGTGTTCTCAATATCTCCACTCATTTTAGCAAACTTTAGCAGTATCAAATTGACAAGATTAGCTCAGTCAAATCACTGAAGCTTAGAGAttttataaagtgttttaaaaagcCAGGCAATGTTTTACATTTAGATGTGGGCTATTCATATCTGTATGTTTTAGTGCATCGTAATACTTGTGTTAACAAAGCACAAGAGCTGTTTAtaaagcacaaaaaagaaaaggactgTTTTTATGTGTATATGCAGGTTTGCAACCCGCCGGACTACACGGAACCTGCAAGTGTCAGAAACCACAACGAAAGCCTACGCTGTTTTACTGTTTTAGGTATAGTATTTCGATATTTGTTCATGACTTTGGATGGATTGGGAACTTTGCTTGCAGGCTAATTTTCAgcaaaagctgttacgagatgAGGGTGCTGTAGTTGTCTGCTGCCACCCCTGTAACCACTGTGGTCTGTAACCActgtcgcacgaaataagaaaaagaaacctAGTACCAAAGACATAGTGGGGCTCAACCCCAGATCTGCTGCGttccagctcagtattctaccactaagccacgcTGGTCCTTGAGACTTGTTCTTAAACTTGCCTTAGGgaggcttgatgtcggcaaaggaatcgtgttaatatgagtaataaagcgttttagaacagtaaaaaaacaaccaggcgtcacacaatgcgaatagcgtaacgaggaCAGTGATAAAATCCCGTAGATATCCTGCCAAGGACGGCGGCATAACTGCGCACTAAACGTTctttgcattaaccaccggccgCCGCCAACAAAGGAGGAAACTCAGTGCCACAGGAAATATTGCCTGAAGTGCCCACAGCAAAGCCATTTCGTTATTTTTACCAAAGTACAGAAAAGCTTCTGACTCTCGCACAACCGCCTGATAGCACGTGGTGACGACACCGATGAGTATTTGGAAACTACAGCGGGATCCGACATACGCAGCGTGCTACAGCGACAGAACGGACAAAATCGGCTGTCCGCAATACAGTTTTTTTGTGGTCTGCTTTTTAGCGAAAACCAATGGAGTTTTTTTTACGTGGTACATCGCAGAGAGCCAAATCATTTACATCATAGCTGGTTGCGTGCAGAGCTTCGCTCACTCTGCGCACACCGTGACTGCCGATCTGCTTGCTGTAAAGTACACCCTTGCCGCTTCAGGCCATGCACAGATTCGGCGAGTATCCTGCTGGGTTGACGCGGTGACAAAGAGCTTTCCGCAAGCAATGCGCTCTCCGCAATGATCTAGCAGTGCTGGCAGCGGACGGAGGTGAATTTTGACTGCTGCTAAATAAAAGCATCCAGCATGGTAACTACAGTGCTACGCTCGATGTAGAGTGCACGTTTTGGCATAACACAGCAAAGTTTCTCGGTGACCGCAACCCGCAACGCTAAACTCCACAACAGCGAGCTTCTTGCATTTCTGTAAAGTGGAGTGCACTTAACAGGGTCCCGCAAAATGAACCAGCACCGATCAGTGGCCCAGCGCGTAAAGTGACCCTAAGCCACACTCGTAGGGTCACTTTAGCCGGAGATGCTTACTGTGATAAGGCTTTTCGCCGGCGATAAGTCATACCGGCACACTTTTCGGTAGTTGCCACCtcaccttcgttttttttttttcactcatcaCTCGCACTGTCATCGCCACATTCATGTGCAAGTTGGAATAACCTTTTGGCTGATCTCCGCACTATCAACATGACGAGGAAACGTTCACGGCGAATCGTGGTGTCTGCAAGTTCAGCGGCGCAGTAAAATTTTGTGGCATAAAATGTTATTGCGGTACACAGTTAGTATGCTCTAACTGGTAGGCATAAGCTTAACACTACCGCTTAAGCGGTCCGCGAATACATTCTCTTTAGACTCGGTCAGGGATTCGTTGCAACTATGTTTTAACCGTTAGTatgcttaaagcgggtacgcactgatgaggtttgactgtaggtcatccaatgcttcaacccattacaaaagcttgttcttgatcacctattaaatgtggtgcatacccacttcaggcgcaATTTCTGGtcgccgtcagccactgcatgaacaattgacacaaaatatcttgcaagtgtttagcggataccatgcttatcagaagaatgacaaaagatAGCATAGAAAATGTCGACCTActgcccagaaattattattaataataatgcagtagtgggtaccaagcaagaaTGCTTGTTCAGAAatggctctgaaaagccgcttttctagcttttggtgtgactgtgctgtgccttccatgCAGGACTGGCGTTTTTTTAAGTAGTCGTTTTTTATATCAAAATGCCTTCAACGTAACGATTGACATTGGTATCACATTTGATTTAATGGATGCAATTTTCGATCCTCTAATCTGCTTTTGTATTCAATCATGAATGGTTAGCTTTATTTGATCCTTCCTTAGTGGAAGGTGTTAAAACAAGAGGGATCTAAAGATGTTGAAACAAGAGAGATTTAGAGCAGCACGCtttttaaaaaaataacaaaaatccCACAATTCATTGGGATCTTGCCAACATTATGTTGCTTAGACTGTGTTTCACAGTAAATGAAAGAGAAATAATGAATTATAGTATGCATGCTCAAACAGTGACACATTAGACCACCTTCGTAAATTAACAAGAATAGCAGAACTGTTTTGTATTATTCATAAGGACCACAGATGTGCATGTTGTGAAGATCTGCTTGATGATCAGTAGAGAAAGCAATGCTCATTTGGGAGCCACTGTCTTCAGAATTTGAGTGTGCATCCTACACCTTTCACCTGCAGGGTAGCTGTTCAGAAAATGTAACCAATTAGTGGCATAGTGCATTTTACCTTATTGAGACGTTTGTACAAGATTGAAGAATTATAACTTATGAATACaattaaacctgcttataatgcACCTCCATATAATGAGTTCCTCGATATAagaaagtttttctattccccactGCTGCTCTATAGaggcacatgtatttgcgaccgctatgtaacaaagtaacagcgggagacaactttgatataatgaatttttctcacggacaatctaggaattttgcTCCATAATGTGCACGGCCTTGTTGCACGAAACTGAACTcgaaagatggcgccagtccaCGACCACTGCGTGAGCTGAGCCGGCCAGAGCTGTACTGTGACACCAAAGTGAACCCCCTCTGGCAAGCGTGAGTGTTCAGCTGTGCGCGAGTGCCGAGAGCAGGCAGAAGAGGGACGGCTGTGCAACTGGAGAGACGCCATATTCCTGCCTCTCCAGCAGTTTTCTTTACTTTACCCTAACTAAACGTTGTTTTGTTAAAGTAACCGTTGTCTCTTTGCCAGTCTTTTCCCTCCCATCTgctgaatcatcatcatcattttggcTTCAAACAATTCAGAAGTGGGATCGCGTACGCCCAGAAGTCATCTATCGAGCCCAACCATGCCCGTCACTCGCAACGGAAGATCTTCAACGGCTTCGACAAGCGAAGAAGATAACAGATGGCAGAGCACCAATAGCGGGGAAGTCAGCACCAGCCGAGGCGTGCCGGACAGTGCGTCGATCGGCGGCATCACTGTGACACTCGGACCAGCGTTCCACATGGCAGCAGTCTTTCAAGCCACCGTACAAGCAGCAGTGAGGGAAGCTATCAACGGGATCGCGTATCTCCAGTCGCAACAGACAGCAGCCATGCCTGTAATCGGGGCTGGGGAGAGATCGCGCCTGGTCCCTTTGTTCGATCCAACTTCATCGAACTCGCCAACCATCGACGCATGGATTCGACGTGTGGACGACCTAGCGAAAGTCTACCATCAGACAGACAGAGTAACATCTTGCCACGCACTCCCAAAGTTACATGGACCAGCCAAAATGTGGTACGACTCCCTCCTGTCTGTTAACAAAAACTGGCCCGAGTGGAAGGTGGAGCTCGAACGTGCCTTCCCTACGACAGCAGGAATGCAGAGGCTTCACCAGGAAATGGAGGACCAAATTCACAAGATAGGTGAGTCTATCGAGTACTACCATTATGACCTATTGGCGAAAGCATGTCGTTGTAACCTCAGCGAGAAAGCTTGCATCGAATATTTGATCAGCGGCCTAAACAGTCAGGATACCATCCGAGCCATCAGCACCTGCATGTACAACTCTACGGAGGAGCTTCTGCATTGCCTCAAGCATCTCGAAGAGTGTGTCGGAACTGTTGGCTCCCGGGACTTAAAATTTTCGAAGGCGAGTGGCTTCCAAAATCTTGCGGGCCACGGCAACAAGGAAAACCGAGCTGCGGAAACGACCTTGAAGGAAGACAAAACAAAACCGACAAAACTCTGAACTGAGGAGGGAGACCGAACCGTCCAGATCAAGGAGGAAACACCCCCCTTCTGAAAAAGGAGGGACTCAGTGTTTCAACTGCAACAAGTATTATCACATCTCTTTCAACTGCCCGAGTCCGCAGCAGAGGGCGAGATGCAGCACTTGCAACCGAAGTAGACATGAGGCCCAGAACTGCCGGGAAAGGAAGAGCGGGCCCTACCTCTTTCAAAGCGTCGTGGATTTGGACATCCGGGCAGCGAACGCGGCAAACGAAAAGTATTCATGCTGGCTAAGGTTAACGGGAACGAAGTGAGAGCTTACGTTGACCTTGGCAGTCAGTGTGCCACTATTCGGTGTGAGGATGCAGATCGAGTCGGGATCAAATATACGGTGATGGAGAAGCCGCTGACTATCGGGGGCTACGGGTCAGGGCATGTGATGCAGTGTGGTGAGGCAAACCTTAACCTCACAGTTGACCAAGCAGTAGCCGACGTACCCGCGCTGATCGTGCCTAGTGAGTCACAGGCGATTCCTATTATCGTGGGGCACCCCTTCACCGAGCAATCTAGCGTTATGGCTGTTAGGCGACAGAACACTGTGCATATATTTGAAGAGGAGAAGAACGGGGACGAAAGTGACGACACATTAAAGTCCATAGAAATTCCAAATCTTTCGAGGTGCCCAGTCTGCCTTTGGGCGAAAGAGTCGACAATTGTTTCACCCAACTACATTGGATTTGTCAGGCTCTACGGTACGGGCAGCGAACCCAACGCTGATGTTTTTGTGGACGCACAACTCAGGTGCCAAGAGGGGCATGAACATCGCATACCTCGTTGCGTCGTGAACGTAGATGCGGCACACGAGATGTGCATTCCTGTAATGAACGTTTCACACCAGAAACTCCATATCAAAGCCAATGAGCGTGGGTTGTGCTAGCGGAGGTCTGCTACCTCGATGAAGAGCCGATGCAGGATGTGACATCAAGTTGCAGTGACATGCAACCATGCTCAACGGCGACCGCGAACATCAAAACAGGCCCAAGCGTAACACCGGAGTACCGCGAGAAATTCTACCAAATTATCAAGGAGTATAGAGACTGTTTCGCCAACAGCGTTTCACAAATGCAGCCGAAATGAAAATCGAAATCACCACCGAAGAACCTGTAAGGCTTCGCCCATATCGGCTTTCCTTTGCAGAGAGGGAGCATGCAAAGGTGG
This region includes:
- the LOC142775852 gene encoding uncharacterized protein LOC142775852 → MPVTRNGRSSTASTSEEDNRWQSTNSGEVSTSRGVPDSASIGGITVTLGPAFHMAAVFQATVQAAVREAINGIAYLQSQQTAAMPVIGAGERSRLVPLFDPTSSNSPTIDAWIRRVDDLAKVYHQTDRVTSCHALPKLHGPAKMWYDSLLSVNKNWPEWKVELERAFPTTAGMQRLHQEMEDQIHKIGESIEYYHYDLLAKACRCNLSEKACIEYLISGLNSQDTIRAISTCMYNSTEELLHCLKHLEECVGTVGSRDLKFSKASGFQNLAGHGNKENRAAETTLKEDKTKPTKL